A portion of the Anoxybacillus gonensis genome contains these proteins:
- a CDS encoding bifunctional 3-deoxy-7-phosphoheptulonate synthase/chorismate mutase has translation MSNERLDELRAKIDELNLQLLKLINERGRLVQEIGKIKDAQGTYFYDPVRERKMLDLILEHNDGPFDTATLKHIFKEIFKAGLDLQEDDHKKALLVSRKKKPENTIVDVKGEKIGDGNQYFVMGPCAVESYEQVAEVAQAIKRHGLKLLRGGAYKPRTSPYDFQGLGVEGLKILKRVADEFDLAVISEIVTPADIETALDYIDVIQIGARNMQNFELLKAAGQVNKPVLLKRGLAATIEEFIHAAEYIMSQGNGQIILCERGIRTYEKATRNTLDISAVPILKKETHLPVFVDVTHSTGRRDLLLPCAKAALAIGADGVMAEVHPDPAVALSDSAQQMDIDQFNEFMEELKSFQKQFVKA, from the coding sequence ATGAGTAACGAACGATTAGATGAGCTGAGAGCAAAGATTGATGAGTTAAATTTACAGTTGTTAAAGTTAATTAATGAACGTGGACGCCTTGTTCAAGAAATCGGGAAAATTAAAGATGCCCAAGGGACGTATTTTTATGATCCTGTTCGTGAAAGAAAAATGTTGGATTTAATTTTAGAACATAACGACGGCCCGTTTGATACGGCGACGTTAAAACATATTTTTAAAGAAATTTTTAAAGCCGGTCTTGATTTACAAGAAGATGATCATAAAAAAGCATTGCTCGTATCTCGAAAGAAAAAGCCAGAAAATACGATTGTCGATGTGAAAGGGGAAAAAATCGGCGATGGCAATCAATATTTTGTCATGGGACCATGCGCCGTTGAAAGCTATGAACAAGTGGCGGAAGTTGCACAAGCAATCAAGCGTCACGGTTTAAAATTGTTGCGAGGGGGAGCGTATAAACCACGCACATCACCATACGATTTCCAAGGTCTTGGAGTAGAAGGGTTAAAAATTTTAAAACGTGTAGCAGATGAATTCGATTTAGCGGTTATTAGTGAAATTGTGACGCCTGCAGATATTGAAACAGCGCTTGATTATATTGACGTCATTCAAATCGGGGCGCGCAATATGCAAAACTTTGAGTTGCTCAAAGCGGCTGGGCAAGTGAATAAACCGGTGTTGTTAAAGCGTGGATTAGCTGCAACGATTGAAGAGTTTATTCATGCGGCAGAATACATTATGTCGCAAGGAAATGGACAAATCATTTTGTGTGAACGTGGCATTCGCACATATGAAAAAGCGACGCGCAACACGCTTGACATTTCTGCAGTGCCGATTTTGAAAAAGGAAACGCACTTACCTGTTTTTGTTGATGTGACACATTCGACAGGGCGTCGAGATTTACTCTTACCGTGTGCGAAAGCAGCGCTTGCCATTGGGGCGGATGGCGTCATGGCTGAAGTGCATCCTGATCCTGCTGTGGCGTTATCTGATTCCGCACAACAGATGGACATTGATCAGTTCAATGAGTTTATGGAAGAATTAAAATCATTTCAAAAACAATTTGTAAAAGCATAA
- the ytxJ gene encoding bacillithiol system redox-active protein YtxJ: MEKVETIEQFEQIFLSHRPFLFMKHSLTCPISHRAWLEFERFTNDFPHIRAYYLHVQHARPLSQHIAEALQVKHESPQVLWVTEQGVKWHASHWNVTYEQMKKATMSAS; the protein is encoded by the coding sequence ATGGAGAAAGTTGAAACAATTGAACAATTTGAGCAAATTTTCTTGTCACATCGCCCGTTTTTATTTATGAAACATAGCCTTACATGCCCAATTAGCCATCGGGCATGGCTAGAATTTGAACGGTTTACAAACGATTTTCCACACATTCGCGCCTATTACTTACATGTACAACACGCTCGTCCGTTGTCACAGCATATCGCAGAAGCGCTCCAAGTAAAGCATGAATCTCCTCAAGTGTTATGGGTGACTGAACAAGGAGTAAAGTGGCATGCTTCACATTGGAACGTCACATACGAACAAATGAAAAAAGCAACTATGAGCGCATCATAG
- the murC gene encoding UDP-N-acetylmuramate--L-alanine ligase, which translates to MTIYHFVGIKGTGMSALAQVLHDMKCVVQGSDYDKRFFTQEALEERGIPILPFRAENIQKNMVVIAGNAFPDTHEEIVAARELGVPVIRYHQFLGEFLQKFTSIAVTGAHGKTSTTGLLAHVMQGAQPTSYLIGDGSGKGREGSKYFVFEACEYRRHFLAYCPDYAIMTNIDFDHPDYFANIEDVFSAFQQMAWQVKKGIIACGDDEYLQKIQAKVPVVFYGFAEDNDFQARNIVKTSEGTSFDVFVRHTFFASFHIPRYGDHNVLNALAVIALCHYEGIDVSIIQERLKTFPGVKRRFHEKPFGSQVLIDDYAHHPTEIRATIEAARQKYPDRQIVAIFQPHTYTRTQTFLQEFAESLSLADAVYLCDIFGSAREHQGKLSIEDLRAKIDGAKLLHEEQVDVLKHHDHAVLIFMGAGDIQKFQEKYEQSVHV; encoded by the coding sequence ATGACTATTTACCATTTTGTCGGCATTAAAGGTACTGGAATGAGTGCACTTGCTCAAGTGTTACATGATATGAAATGTGTTGTGCAAGGTTCAGACTATGATAAGCGGTTTTTTACGCAAGAGGCTTTAGAAGAACGTGGGATTCCCATTCTTCCATTTCGGGCGGAAAATATTCAAAAAAATATGGTTGTGATTGCAGGGAACGCATTTCCAGATACTCATGAAGAAATTGTAGCCGCTCGCGAACTCGGTGTACCAGTCATTCGTTATCATCAGTTTTTAGGTGAATTTTTGCAGAAATTTACTAGTATCGCTGTGACTGGCGCCCATGGGAAGACATCGACAACAGGATTGCTCGCTCATGTGATGCAAGGAGCGCAACCGACGTCATATTTAATCGGAGATGGTTCCGGAAAGGGAAGAGAAGGAAGTAAATATTTTGTATTTGAAGCGTGCGAATATCGTCGTCATTTTTTAGCATATTGCCCTGATTATGCGATTATGACAAATATTGATTTCGATCATCCAGATTATTTTGCAAATATTGAAGATGTGTTTTCTGCATTTCAACAAATGGCGTGGCAAGTGAAAAAAGGAATTATTGCTTGCGGGGATGATGAATATTTACAAAAAATTCAAGCGAAAGTTCCTGTTGTTTTTTATGGGTTTGCTGAAGATAATGATTTTCAAGCACGAAATATTGTGAAAACATCAGAAGGTACATCGTTTGATGTGTTTGTGCGCCATACGTTTTTTGCTTCTTTCCATATTCCTCGATATGGCGATCATAACGTACTGAATGCGCTTGCTGTCATTGCGCTTTGCCATTACGAAGGGATTGATGTGAGCATTATTCAAGAACGATTAAAAACGTTTCCTGGGGTGAAACGTCGCTTCCACGAGAAACCGTTTGGTTCACAAGTGCTTATTGATGATTATGCTCATCATCCGACGGAAATACGGGCAACGATCGAGGCGGCAAGACAAAAGTATCCAGATCGTCAAATTGTTGCGATTTTTCAACCGCACACATATACACGGACGCAAACATTTTTACAAGAATTTGCTGAAAGTTTATCGCTTGCTGATGCGGTATATTTGTGCGATATTTTTGGCTCAGCGCGCGAGCACCAAGGGAAATTATCCATCGAGGATTTGCGTGCAAAAATTGATGGGGCTAAACTGTTGCATGAGGAACAAGTTGACGTGTTAAAACACCATGATCACGCTGTCCTTATTTTTATGGGAGCAGGCGATATTCAAAAATTTCAAGAGAAATACGAACAATCGGTTCACGTATAA
- a CDS encoding nicotinate phosphoribosyltransferase encodes MKEIELKLQGKIKRLTNKTFKFDERVRDGWFSAVYFLKTREIVKEFRPNNIVTMQFFQKEHAVLCGTDEVIALLHTFADEPEKLEIYSLKDGDKISPFETVLTITGPYQNFGYLEGIIDGILARRTSVATNVYNVVKAAALSGVQKPVIFMGDRDDHFMMQAGDGYAAFIGGSTAQATHAMNEWWGKQGMGTMPHALIQLFDGDVVAAAKAYHTKYPDDDLIVLVDYNNDCITDALKVAREFGDKLKAVRVDTSRTMIDQYFIRHPEVLGTFDPRGVNPPLIFALREALDREGFEHVKIVVSGGFNEQRIIEFEKQGVPVDMYGVGSSLLKVHIGFTGDNVLLNGKHQAKAGRRYRPNPRLEKVEYTGQ; translated from the coding sequence ATGAAAGAAATCGAATTAAAGCTACAAGGAAAGATTAAACGGCTAACGAATAAAACGTTTAAATTTGATGAACGTGTGCGAGATGGTTGGTTTTCAGCTGTATATTTTTTAAAAACGCGCGAAATTGTAAAAGAATTTCGTCCAAATAATATTGTCACGATGCAGTTTTTCCAAAAAGAACATGCCGTCTTATGCGGAACGGATGAAGTGATTGCTTTGTTGCATACATTTGCGGACGAACCAGAAAAATTAGAAATTTATTCATTAAAAGACGGAGATAAAATTAGCCCGTTTGAAACGGTGTTGACCATCACAGGTCCGTATCAAAATTTCGGATATTTAGAAGGGATTATTGACGGGATTTTGGCGCGCCGAACATCTGTAGCAACAAACGTGTATAACGTCGTTAAAGCTGCCGCTTTGTCAGGTGTGCAAAAACCGGTCATTTTTATGGGGGATCGTGATGACCATTTTATGATGCAAGCGGGTGATGGATATGCCGCTTTTATTGGCGGTTCAACCGCGCAAGCGACCCATGCGATGAACGAATGGTGGGGGAAACAAGGAATGGGAACGATGCCGCATGCGCTCATTCAATTGTTTGATGGGGATGTTGTTGCGGCAGCAAAGGCGTACCATACAAAATATCCAGATGACGATTTAATCGTTCTTGTCGATTATAATAATGACTGTATTACAGATGCGCTGAAAGTGGCGCGAGAGTTCGGTGATAAGTTAAAGGCTGTTCGCGTCGATACGTCTCGAACGATGATCGATCAATATTTTATTCGTCACCCAGAAGTGCTTGGCACATTTGATCCGCGCGGTGTCAATCCACCACTTATTTTCGCTTTGCGTGAGGCACTTGATCGCGAAGGATTTGAGCATGTGAAAATTGTTGTTAGTGGCGGATTCAACGAACAGCGCATTATTGAGTTTGAAAAACAAGGTGTGCCAGTTGATATGTACGGTGTAGGAAGCAGTTTGTTAAAAGTACACATCGGCTTTACTGGCGATAACGTATTGTTAAACGGAAAACATCAAGCGAAAGCAGGGCGCCGTTATCGTCCAAATCCACGCCTTGAAAAAGTGGAGTATACTGGTCAGTAA
- a CDS encoding DUF948 domain-containing protein — MNIVLYSSIALISIAFLILVIYVVQTLKTLQTTLQHVAKTVEEVEKQMHEIGKETAQLLHKTNALADDVHKKAESLQSVFDAVKQVGVTVQTFSDSISKTLTTNEKKIAQAIQWGQTLIEIWTKWKEKRK, encoded by the coding sequence ATGAACATCGTTTTGTATAGTAGCATTGCGCTCATCTCCATCGCCTTTCTCATTTTAGTTATTTATGTCGTCCAAACATTAAAAACACTTCAAACGACGTTACAACACGTTGCAAAAACAGTAGAAGAAGTTGAAAAACAAATGCATGAAATTGGGAAAGAAACGGCACAATTACTACATAAGACGAACGCGCTTGCAGATGACGTGCATAAAAAAGCAGAAAGCTTGCAAAGCGTATTCGATGCAGTAAAACAAGTAGGTGTTACCGTTCAAACATTTAGCGACTCGATTTCTAAAACGTTAACAACAAACGAAAAAAAAATTGCGCAGGCGATTCAGTGGGGACAAACACTCATTGAAATATGGACAAAATGGAAAGAGAAACGAAAGTAA
- a CDS encoding acetoin utilization protein AcuC → MSKNSVFVYSDAFQTYKFHDRHPFNQLRVKLTYDLLQTVGALHDSQIVAPRLATDEELALVHDMDYIEAVKKAGKGQLSEEIAINYGLGTEDTPIFPNMHEASALLVGGTLTAVDYVLSGKVEHALSLGGGLHHGFRGKASGFCIYNDSSVAIKYMQEKYGVRVLYVDTDAHHGDGVQWTFYDDPNVCTFSIHETGRYLFPGTGNVNERGQGKGYGYSFNIPVDAFTEDESWLAAYKEALMEIADFFRPDVILTQNGVDAHYYDPLTHLCGTMRMYREIPKLAHQIAHQYCNGRWIAVGGGGYDIWRVVPRAWALLWLEMTEQSDISGHLPKEWIARWQQHAPVSLPLEWDDPDDLYPPIPRKAEITEKNAQTVIKALQPIRSNKQRLNL, encoded by the coding sequence ATGAGCAAAAATAGTGTGTTCGTTTATTCCGATGCATTTCAAACGTATAAATTCCATGATCGCCATCCGTTCAATCAACTGCGTGTCAAACTAACGTATGACTTATTACAAACGGTCGGTGCGCTCCATGATTCACAAATTGTAGCACCGCGTCTTGCCACAGATGAAGAGCTAGCTCTTGTTCACGATATGGATTACATTGAAGCAGTAAAAAAAGCGGGGAAGGGACAACTTTCAGAAGAAATTGCAATCAATTATGGCTTAGGAACGGAAGATACACCTATTTTTCCAAATATGCATGAAGCGAGCGCCCTTCTTGTTGGGGGAACATTAACAGCGGTTGATTACGTGCTTTCTGGAAAAGTCGAGCATGCGCTCAGTTTAGGCGGAGGGCTTCATCATGGATTCCGCGGCAAAGCATCCGGATTTTGCATTTACAATGACAGTTCTGTCGCCATTAAATATATGCAAGAAAAATACGGTGTCCGCGTTTTATACGTCGACACAGATGCTCATCATGGTGATGGAGTACAATGGACGTTTTATGACGATCCAAATGTTTGTACATTTTCCATTCATGAAACAGGACGTTACTTATTCCCTGGTACAGGAAATGTCAATGAACGAGGACAAGGAAAAGGATATGGTTACTCCTTTAACATTCCTGTCGACGCGTTTACAGAAGATGAGTCTTGGCTAGCAGCATATAAAGAGGCACTCATGGAAATCGCCGACTTCTTTCGGCCTGACGTCATTTTAACCCAAAACGGTGTGGACGCTCATTATTACGATCCGTTAACTCATTTATGTGGGACGATGCGCATGTATCGTGAAATTCCAAAACTTGCACATCAAATTGCTCATCAATATTGCAACGGTCGTTGGATTGCAGTCGGTGGCGGAGGATACGACATTTGGCGCGTTGTTCCGCGTGCATGGGCGCTATTATGGCTTGAAATGACAGAACAATCCGATATTTCTGGACATTTACCGAAAGAATGGATTGCTCGCTGGCAACAACATGCACCCGTTTCTTTACCGCTCGAGTGGGATGACCCGGACGACTTATATCCACCCATTCCGAGAAAGGCAGAAATTACAGAAAAAAATGCCCAAACTGTCATCAAAGCACTTCAACCAATTCGAAGCAATAAACAACGATTAAATTTATAA
- the ccpA gene encoding catabolite control protein A — protein MNVTIYDVAREANVSMATVSRVVNGNPNVKPSTRKKVLEVIERLGYRPNAVARGLASKKTTTVGVIIPDISSIFFAEMARGIEDIATMYKYNIILSNSDQNKEKELHLLNTMLAKQVDGILFMGGDVTEEHVEQFKKSDVPIVLAATIEKNNIIPSVNIDYEQAAYDAVHMLIKKGHKRIAYVTGPLNDPINGLKKLAGYRRALEEANIAYDDELVVEGDYTYDSGMEAYEKLAELAQRPTAIFVGTDEMALGVIHGAQDRGVRIPDELEVVGFDNTRLATMVRPKLTTVVQPMYDIGAVAMRLLTKYMNKEHVDNHIVVLPHRIEYRDSTKS, from the coding sequence ATGAATGTAACAATTTATGATGTCGCAAGAGAAGCAAACGTGTCGATGGCGACCGTTTCACGTGTAGTAAATGGGAACCCAAACGTAAAGCCTTCTACACGCAAAAAAGTATTAGAAGTGATTGAGCGACTCGGATATCGTCCGAATGCGGTGGCGCGCGGATTAGCAAGTAAGAAGACGACGACAGTCGGAGTAATTATTCCAGATATATCAAGCATTTTCTTTGCAGAAATGGCTCGCGGCATCGAAGATATTGCAACGATGTATAAGTATAACATTATTTTAAGTAATTCAGATCAAAATAAAGAAAAAGAGCTGCATTTATTAAATACGATGTTGGCAAAACAAGTCGATGGCATTTTATTTATGGGCGGCGATGTCACTGAAGAGCATGTCGAGCAGTTTAAAAAGTCAGATGTACCGATTGTATTAGCTGCAACCATTGAAAAAAACAATATTATTCCATCCGTCAATATTGACTATGAGCAAGCGGCATATGATGCAGTACATATGTTAATCAAAAAAGGACATAAACGAATTGCTTATGTGACAGGGCCGCTAAATGACCCAATTAACGGATTGAAAAAATTAGCTGGTTATCGCCGTGCTTTAGAAGAAGCGAATATTGCTTATGATGACGAGCTCGTCGTTGAAGGGGATTACACGTATGATTCAGGAATGGAAGCATATGAAAAACTAGCCGAACTTGCCCAGCGACCAACAGCCATTTTTGTTGGGACAGATGAAATGGCGCTTGGTGTCATTCATGGGGCCCAAGACCGTGGTGTGCGCATTCCTGATGAATTAGAGGTAGTCGGTTTTGATAACACTCGTTTAGCTACAATGGTTCGCCCGAAGCTAACGACAGTCGTACAGCCGATGTACGATATTGGTGCGGTAGCGATGCGTTTATTAACAAAATATATGAACAAAGAACATGTGGACAATCACATTGTTGTATTACCACATCGAATTGAATATCGCGATTCGACAAAATCATAA
- a CDS encoding aminopeptidase: MKDPRIEKLAKNLIHYSLRLQKGEKVLIENFGLQRELVIALVREAYAVGAYPFVSLKDHQVDRALLLGAQEEQFHMMAEFEANVMKEMDAYIGLRAGDNINEFADVPADKMKIHGKTIMQKVHRDIRVPKTKWVVLRYPNPSMAQLAKMSTEAFEDFYFNVCNLDYGKMDKAMDALVELMNKTDEVRITGPGTDLTFSIKDIPAIKCSGQMNIPDGEVYTAPVRDSVNGTITFNTPSPYQGFTFENVKLTFKDGKIIEATANDTERINQIFDTDEGARYIGEFAIGVNPYIQHPMQDILFDEKIDGSFHFTPGQCYDEAYNGNHSNIHWDMVMIQRPEYGGGEIYFDGVLIRKDGRFVLPELEPLNPENLK; this comes from the coding sequence ATGAAAGATCCACGCATTGAAAAATTAGCGAAAAATTTAATTCATTACTCGCTTCGCCTACAAAAAGGGGAGAAAGTATTAATCGAAAACTTCGGTTTGCAGCGAGAGCTCGTCATTGCACTTGTGCGTGAAGCGTATGCTGTAGGAGCGTATCCGTTTGTTTCATTAAAAGATCATCAAGTCGATCGTGCGCTTCTGCTTGGTGCACAAGAAGAGCAGTTTCACATGATGGCTGAATTTGAAGCAAACGTCATGAAAGAAATGGATGCTTACATCGGCTTACGTGCAGGGGATAACATTAATGAGTTTGCGGATGTACCAGCTGACAAAATGAAAATTCATGGAAAAACAATTATGCAAAAAGTGCATCGGGACATTCGTGTACCGAAAACGAAATGGGTCGTGCTCCGCTATCCGAATCCGTCTATGGCACAGCTTGCGAAAATGAGTACAGAGGCGTTTGAAGATTTTTATTTCAACGTATGTAACTTAGACTACGGCAAAATGGATAAAGCGATGGATGCCCTTGTTGAGTTGATGAATAAAACAGACGAAGTGCGCATTACAGGACCAGGTACAGATTTAACGTTCTCCATTAAAGATATTCCTGCTATAAAATGTTCAGGTCAAATGAACATTCCAGACGGAGAAGTATATACCGCTCCTGTTCGCGATTCCGTCAATGGTACAATTACATTTAATACGCCTTCACCTTATCAAGGCTTTACGTTTGAAAATGTCAAATTAACGTTTAAAGACGGAAAAATTATTGAAGCAACAGCAAACGATACAGAACGTATTAATCAAATTTTTGATACAGATGAAGGGGCGCGTTACATCGGCGAATTTGCAATCGGAGTCAACCCGTACATTCAACATCCGATGCAAGACATTTTATTTGATGAAAAAATCGATGGTAGCTTCCATTTCACACCAGGTCAATGTTACGATGAAGCGTACAATGGCAACCATTCGAACATCCATTGGGATATGGTTATGATTCAACGTCCAGAATATGGTGGCGGTGAAATATATTTTGATGGTGTGCTCATTCGTAAAGACGGCCGTTTTGTTCTCCCAGAGTTAGAGCCGTTAAATCCAGAAAACTTAAAATAA
- a CDS encoding cell division protein FtsA: MGSLIFALDIGTRSVVGIILKETDGQYQVEDIVIKEHEERAMLDGQIHDVLAVAKVIIDIKKTLEERHGPLTRVCVAAAGRSLKTEKGKTTISVKGKPLLTHEDVTYLELAAVQQAQMTLAEKSSNEKSHHYYCVGYSVTRYEIDGEEIGSLIDQQGDEASVEVIATFLPKLVVESLLAALQRAHLEMEALTLEPIAALNVLIPPTMRRLNVALVDIGAGTSDIAITDGGTVIAYGMVPMAGDEITEAISDAYLLDFPLAEQAKRDLHTKETVTITDILGFETEVSREQMIATISEAIDRLADAISQEILRLNNDQPPKAVMLVGGGSLTPELPKRLAQKLHLPENRVAIRGIDAIQKLHIDREEMKHRPELVTPIGIAIAAKQTPIQYVTVEVNGQSIRLFDMKQLTIGDALLTAGIQLHKLYGKPGLACVVTLNGNTITVPGTHGEPPIIMRNGEPATFDTPIKNGDHIVVEKGKDGKQATIQLRDLLESLPTKQVTINGQQYTIEPLVLRNGELASLDAVLCDRDAIVVHMPETMEQLLQATKNDHLLQHLEPFTITLNGKKIKFPEWCATICRNGMECQRYTPFEDGDHIVVHEQKQRTIAQIAEARQLNIHYSLPIIFNGETLTLTKQIGAFYRNGEQLHEDDLVQHGDELQFSERKIEPFIFQDIFQYVQVDIPQGASTTFTLLKNGKPTTFYETLAPGDQLEIIWQKKKQL, encoded by the coding sequence GTGGGAAGCTTGATTTTTGCATTAGATATCGGCACTCGTTCAGTGGTTGGCATTATTTTAAAGGAAACAGACGGACAATATCAAGTTGAAGACATTGTCATCAAAGAACATGAAGAACGGGCCATGCTTGACGGACAAATTCATGACGTACTTGCTGTTGCGAAAGTCATTATCGATATAAAAAAAACGTTAGAGGAACGGCATGGGCCTCTTACACGTGTATGCGTCGCAGCAGCAGGTCGTTCATTAAAAACAGAAAAAGGAAAAACAACGATTTCAGTGAAAGGAAAACCGCTTTTAACTCATGAAGATGTCACATACTTAGAACTCGCCGCCGTTCAACAAGCACAAATGACGTTAGCGGAAAAATCATCGAATGAAAAAAGTCATCATTATTACTGCGTCGGTTATTCGGTGACGCGCTATGAAATTGATGGTGAAGAAATCGGCAGCTTAATTGATCAACAAGGAGATGAAGCGAGCGTTGAAGTCATCGCCACATTTTTACCGAAACTTGTCGTCGAGTCGCTTCTTGCAGCATTGCAACGTGCCCATTTAGAAATGGAGGCGCTAACACTCGAACCGATCGCTGCCCTAAATGTACTCATCCCTCCGACGATGCGGCGATTAAATGTTGCGCTTGTAGATATTGGTGCAGGAACGTCTGATATCGCGATTACAGATGGCGGGACAGTGATTGCTTACGGAATGGTACCGATGGCGGGCGATGAAATTACAGAAGCGATTTCTGATGCATATTTACTCGATTTCCCTCTTGCTGAACAGGCAAAACGTGACTTACATACAAAAGAAACAGTAACGATTACAGACATTCTCGGTTTTGAAACAGAAGTGTCTCGCGAACAAATGATTGCAACTATTTCTGAGGCGATTGATCGACTTGCTGATGCGATCAGCCAAGAAATTTTACGATTAAATAACGATCAACCGCCGAAAGCGGTGATGCTTGTTGGAGGAGGAAGCTTGACGCCAGAACTGCCAAAACGGCTTGCTCAAAAACTTCATCTGCCAGAAAATCGCGTCGCCATTCGCGGCATTGATGCCATTCAAAAATTGCACATCGATCGTGAAGAAATGAAACATCGTCCAGAACTCGTAACCCCTATTGGCATTGCGATCGCTGCAAAGCAAACACCCATTCAATACGTAACAGTAGAGGTAAACGGACAATCGATTCGTTTATTTGATATGAAACAATTGACGATCGGTGATGCACTATTAACTGCAGGTATTCAATTACATAAACTATACGGCAAACCCGGCTTAGCTTGCGTCGTTACGCTCAATGGAAATACAATTACAGTTCCCGGAACACACGGAGAGCCACCAATCATTATGAGAAACGGTGAACCAGCAACGTTCGATACACCGATTAAAAACGGCGACCATATCGTTGTTGAAAAAGGGAAAGACGGAAAGCAAGCAACCATTCAACTTCGTGATTTGCTTGAATCATTACCGACAAAACAAGTGACGATCAATGGGCAACAATATACGATTGAACCGCTTGTGTTGCGGAACGGGGAACTTGCTTCCCTCGATGCTGTTTTATGTGATCGAGACGCCATTGTCGTCCATATGCCAGAAACGATGGAACAACTTTTGCAAGCAACAAAAAACGACCATCTTCTCCAACATCTCGAGCCATTTACGATCACGTTAAACGGAAAAAAAATAAAGTTTCCTGAATGGTGCGCAACGATATGTCGAAATGGAATGGAGTGCCAACGCTATACCCCATTTGAAGACGGCGATCACATCGTCGTTCATGAACAAAAACAGCGAACAATCGCTCAAATAGCGGAAGCAAGACAGTTGAACATTCATTACTCGCTTCCAATTATATTTAACGGTGAAACGTTAACATTAACAAAACAAATTGGTGCGTTTTATCGTAACGGTGAACAGCTTCATGAGGACGATCTCGTTCAACATGGAGATGAGCTTCAATTTAGCGAGCGAAAAATCGAGCCGTTTATTTTTCAAGATATATTTCAATACGTCCAAGTTGATATTCCTCAAGGAGCGTCAACAACATTTACATTACTGAAAAACGGAAAACCGACAACATTTTACGAGACGCTTGCCCCAGGTGATCAACTTGAAATTATTTGGCAGAAGAAAAAGCAACTATGA